The DNA sequence AGGAACCCCGTCTCTCCGGCGGCGATCAGGTCTCCGGCAGAATCCAGTACAGCGGCCCCGATCTTCTGCCCCGCTGTAATGACGGTGTCTGTTCCCCTCTCCGGGTCGCTGCGGTGGACCTCTCCGGCATTTATGTTTACCCAATAAAGATGCTGATCCTTGTTATCCCAGAAAGGTCCCTCTCCCAGGTCCGCCCGGGAATCGAGGATTGTACGCACTATATATTTCATTCCCCTATGGTAAAAACTTGTATCCTTCTTGTCAAAGCCCGATACGCTTCTTGCCGGTGCATATTCGCGAAATATTCACATGGATTGAGATACGGCTCTTGCCCCGGGGGGCAGGGAACCGTACTATTGGTCATAGCATGAAACTCTTCACAAACGCCCGCTTTCATTCCATGGATGCCCCGGATGACAGCTATTTTGCTCTGTTGGAGTGCAACGGGTTCATAGAAGAACTCTACCGCCGACCTGAGGATATTCCCGGCGCTGCGGATGCTGAGATAATCGATCTTGACGGTGCCTGGGTGTATCCGGGGTTTACCGATACCCATACTCATGCCTTCGACGGCGGTCTTTATTCCCTCTGCCTGGATCTGGGCCGTTGCAGCAGTCTCAGGGAGGTTCTGGAAGCCCTGGCGGAGATCCGGCCTTTGGGAGGACTTGCCTTTGCCTGGAACCTGGACATTCACAGGATTACTGAAGGGCGCTTCCCGGATATTGAAGAACTCGACAGAGTTCTGCCGGATATCCCTCTTATTGTGAAGCGGGTGGACGGTCACTCCTGTATAGTAAACAGCGCTGCTCTTAAGGCGATTCCCTGGAGAAGCGGCAGAGCCCCGGACAGCTTTCCCTTGACCAGGGAGGTCAGCCGGGAGGCTTCGGCCTGGTTCCAGAGCATGGTAGACGAGGAGGGGATCCTTTCCGCCTATGATTCTGCTGGTAAAACAGCAATAAAAGCGGGACTCACGAGGGTCCATACCATGGTGGGCGACGGCGGCCGGGACCCGCGGCATTTTGAACTGCTGCGGGACAACCTGGACCGCTTTGGGGTCGATTTTGTTCCCTATCCCCAGATAAGCGATGTCAGGAAAGCCCTGGAGCTGGGATCTCCCCGGGTCGGGGGCTGTCTGCTCAGTGACGGCTCTATCGGCAGTCATACAGCAGCTTTGAATTCCCCCTACGCCGATCGCCCGGACAGCAGCGGGGAGCTCTATCAGGATGACGGCCACTGGTACCGGTTTATCCGGGACGCCCACCGGGCGGGACTGCAGGCCTGTGTACATGCCATAGGGGAGGCGGCGGTAGAGCAGATAGCCGGGGTGTTGAAGCGGGTCTACACGGAGGACCCCAAAGCTCTGCGGCATCAGATCATCCATTGCGAGATGGTCAGCAACAGGAGCCTGGAGCTTCTTCAGGGACTTCCGGCGGCGGCTCCGGTACAGCCGGCTTTTGACGCCCTCTGGGGAGGCCCGGGAGGATTGTACGAAAAACATCTTGGAAGGGAGCGGCTGGACCGATGCAACCGCTATGCATCTTTATCGCGCGCTGGAGTGCTGGTGACCGGCGGATCGGACTGGTACATAACACCCCTGGATCCTTTGGGAGGAATACGGGCCGCTGTCAAGCTCTCCAATACAGCGGAAAGACTCTCAATCTTTGATGCCCTTCGACTGTATACGGTAAACGCTGCGAAGCTTATTGGCATGGAAGCCCGGCAGGGATACCTGCGCAAAGGCTATGAATGCGACCTGAGTATTGTCTCCGGTCCGGCGGAAATCGAAGAAAGCAGGATAATTGGGGTAGTGAATAAGGGAAAACTCCTGTTCCTGTCTGAGCGGGCTTGAATTTTTCCTTATCATCGTTAGAATTATTAATCAGACACCCTGGGTGGTGTATCAAAATAATGGCAGACAGCGGGGGTAAATGATTTGAAAACCAAGATGGACTTTCCCTCTATAAATCAGAAGGATCCCGAAGGAATCGGCCCCGACGGCAAACCTTACCGGGTCATGATTGTAGACGACTCGATGTTTGTAAAAAAGCAGCTTGGGCAGATCCTTACCTCCGAAGGCTTTGAAGTTATTGCTACCGCCGGAACGGGCAAGGAAGCCCCTTGAAATCTACCAGGAGAAGCAGAAAAGCATCGATCTGATTACCATGGATATTACCATGCCGGTAATGGACGGAGTTACCGCCCTGGAACGGATTATGGCGTTTGACAAGGACGCAAAGATCATTATGGTCAGTGCCCTGGGAAAGCAGGACCTGGTCAAGAAATCCTTTCTGCTGGGAGCTAAAAACTACATTGTAAAACCCCTGGACCGCAAGAAAGTGCTGGAGCGGATCAGCAGGGTAATGCAGGGGCTCTAAATGCCGGATAACATCTTCCGCTGAACGGGGGAAGGCCTGTCTCTTCGCGGGAAAATACCCCATATTGCATTACAATTCCATTATGGCTGATGAAATAGTAAAATTGTTCATGTTTTAAGAAGTTTCGTCTCTTTACGGCAGGAAATTCCGGCTCCATACTGCTATACGATTTGAACAGGCAATGTTGTGACTCATCTTTTTTTAGCAAGGAGGCAGATGAAATGTTACCGGAACAATGGAATACCCTGAAGAGACTTATCCGGGGAGAAGAAACAAAAGTCAATACCGCTTTAATCGTGGACAGTCCCTGGATACCTCCGTTTCTTAATATCTCCACCGCGGAGTATCTGAAGAATCCGACTCTGCACTTTCAATCCAACATGAAGATTATCCGGGAGTATCCCGAGATCATCTTTTTTCCCGGTTTCTGGGTAGAGATGGGAATGGCTGCCGAGCCCTCCGGCTACGGCACACCGGTGGAGTATTACGACAATCAGCCTCCTACAATAAAGCACATAATAGAGGATATCAGCGAAATTGACCGTCTGAAGCAGCCCAACCCGGCCAGGGATGGACTGATGCCGGATATCCTGAAGCGCTACAAGGAGCTGCGCCCTCTGGTTCGGGCGGAAGGTATGGATATCAATATTATTGCCGCCCGGGGGCCTATGACCCTGGCTTCACATTTAATGGGGGTAACCAATTTCCTGGTGGGACTCAAAACAGAACCCGAATTGACTCACCGTCTTATGAAAATGACAACGGAAACTGTCATTCAGTGGCTGAAAGCACAGGCGGAGGTTCTACCCGAGGTGCAGGGCATTTTTGTTCTGGACGACATAATGGGATTCCTGTGCGATGAGGATTACCTGGAGTTTGCTCATGACTATTTTAAGGAGATATTTTCTCTGCCGGCAGAGCTTAAAGTACTCCATAACGATACTCCCAACCCGGTTTCTTTCAAGTATCTTACAGATCTTGGGATTGATATGTTCAATTTTTCTCACCAGGTACCCATTCCGGATTTGCGGCAGCTTGTGGGAGACAAAATCGTTCTGATGGGGAACATCTCTCCTCTGGATATCATGGTAAACGGCAGCGAGGAAGAGGTCTACGCGGCCGCGAACACCTGTATTCAGCAGAACGGAGGGAATCCCCGATTTCTGCTCTCCGCCGGCGGCGGAGTTTCCATGGGAACTCCGGAATCTACCTTGAAAGGCATTATACGGGCGATAAACGACGCAAACAGGGAATAAAACACAGGTCTGTAGACAGAAGGAACATCGCGCTTGTATATTGCATGAATGAACCGGACCGAACATGAAGCCGAAGGTATCCTTTCCACCTTTGCAGAAACCGCCCTCCTTATTGTTCCCCGCTTTTCCGGCCAGAGCGATCATGACTGTTCCGCAGCCCTGGCCGAGCTGAAAAGCCTGACAGACACCATGGGCCTTGCAGTCCAGGATGGTATAGTCGCACTTGTACGTGAGCCGAAATCACGGTACCTTTTCGGCAGCGGCAAAGCCCGGGAGATCGCGGAGCTTGCGGATGACCTGGAGGTGGACTGCATTATTTTTGATGAAGATCTGTCACCCTCGCAGCAGCGGAACTGGGAGGCCCTTACCCGGCGCTGTGTTATCGACCGGCACGAGGTAATTCTCGATATCTTCGCCACCCGGGCCTCAACCCGGGAAGCAGTGCTGCAGGTGGGCCTGGCAAGGATGGAGTACTCCCTGCCCAGGCTGACCCGTGCCTGGACCCACCTGAGCCGGCAGCGGGGAGGACGCCGGGGAACCAGGGGCGAAGGTGAGACCCAGCTCGAGGTAGACCGTCGTATTGTGCTGCGGAAAATCGCCCGTATGAAGGAAGAGCTGGTTCAGGTCCGCCGTAACAGGACAACCATGCGCAAGCAGCGCGAATCAGTGCCTGTTCCGACGGCGGCAATTGTCGGCTACACCAACGCCGGAAAGTCTTCGCTGCTCCATAAGCTGACCGGCGCGGATCTCCTGATCGAAGACAAACTCTTTGCAACCCTGGATCCCACCACCCGCAGAATAAAGCTCGAGGGAGGCAACGAACTGCTCCTGACGGATACCGTCGGCTTTATCCGCAAGCTGCCCCATGATCTTGTGGACGCCTTTAAGTCGACTCTGGAAGAGACGGTGCTGGCGGATTTTCTGCTGCATATTCTGGATGCCTCGAATCCGGAGGTGGAAGATCACATGAATGTAACCCGGCAGGTGTTACAGGAGATTGGTGCCGGCGAGAAACCGGTGCTTACCTGTTTCAATAAAATAGATGTCTGTGACGAAATGACCCGGGATCATCTTATGCTGCAGTATCCCGGGGCGGTCTTCTTTTCTGTCCATACCGGAGAGGGGCTTGAAAAGCTGCCACTGGCCCTGGAGGAGATGCTCTACAGCGGGCTGGAGGTGGATCGATTCCTGATTCCTCCGGATCGGCACGATCTTGTGGCCCTGGTGCACCGTAACGGCAAGGTGAGGCGGGAGGAGTACTCCGAAGCCGGTATTCTGATGGTAGCAATGGTGCCGGCGAAAGTCCGGGGCTTGCTGAAGGAGTACCGGGCCGGAAAGGATCAGAATGTCCGGATTTGATTCTCTCACTCCCGAACTGGTGCTCCAGGCGGTTGCCCAGGCGTATGGAATGTCCCTGGAAAGCACTCTGACCCCCTTTCCCAGCTATATAAACCGCGTCTACGGTCTGCGGGACGATGACGGCCGGGACTATGTTACCAAGTTTTATCGCCCCGGCCGCTGGAGTTACGAGGCGGTACTCGAAGAACACCAGTTTCTGGAGGACTGCCGGGAAGCGGAGCTGCCGGTCGTCGTTCCCATAGCAGACGATGAGGGCTATACCCTGCAGGATGTGGTTGCTGTCGACGCAGAGGGAAACGAGGATGAGTTTCTCTTTGCCCTTTTTCCCAAGAGGGGAGGACGGAACTTTGATGCTGAGGGAGATGACCAGTGGCTGCGGCTGGGACGTCTTTTGGGACGCCTTCATCTGGCTGCAAGAGAACGAGATGCGGAAAACCGCCTGGTGCTGCATCCGCAAAAAACCACAAAAGCTCATATACTGGAACTGACAGAGCTGGTACCTCCGGATCTGCGCAGTGAGTTCCACGATTTTTGCTTGCAGACGGTGGAGAAAATAAGCCCCGCTTTTGACGGTCTTGAGTATCACCGCATTCACGGGGACTGCCACAGGGGAAATATCCTGGACCGTTCCGAAGAAGGCCTTCTGTTGATCGATTTTGACGATATGGCCATGGGGCCGGCTGTTCAGGACCTGTGGCTTTTGCTTCCCGGCCGCCGGGACGAGTGCAACCGGGAACTTAATCTGCTTATTGAAGGGTATGAGGAGTTTCTCCCTTTTACCAGAAGTTCCCTGGAGCTGATAGAGCCTCTTCGCTTTATGCGGATTCTCCACTACAGTGCCTGGTGCGCCCGGCAGCGTTATGACACCGGCTTTCTCCATCATTTTCCCGGATGGGGGAGTGAGGCCTACTGGGTAAAAGAGCTTGAGGACCTGAAGGACCAGACGAGGATGGGATTGTCTTACCTTTAATCTTATGTAGTGTTCACAAGCGTGGGGATAAACAATGCGAGGGATTCGAGAATTACCGGGAATCTGGGAAAAACCCTGCGATACTGCACAATCTAACAGATAAATCTTTACCGGCAGGAGCTTTAATTCCGATTCATCCCCACGGTTCAGGACACTATAGTAACCTTACATAATCCGTCGGAGGGTCTGCCGCGGTTTAATTAATCAGGCTGGAGAAATCAAGTTTTCCTCCAAGAAGCTCCTCGATCTTCTTCTCCGCCCGGCGCTGCTTTATTCTCTCGCCTGTTCGTGCAACGGCCTGTTCAAGCCTCTGTTTTGTGTCCCGGGATTCAAGAAGTATCTGTTTGTCTTCCAGCGGGAAAAGCTGGGTACTGCAAATCAGGAGTGAGACAGCTTCCGGGTTAAGGCTCTGCAGCAGTTTTTCATCGATGCTGAAATCTTCCATGGCGGCAAGTTCCATCAGTTCCCGGGCGGCCGCAGCGGAGAGTTCCTGCAGCCGTGGAAGCTCCGCAGGGGGCACCGGATCATCCTGAAAAAACTGAACCTCAGCTTCCAGGTGCGACTGGTCTTTGAAAAAGCGCTGTACCCTGAAGCGTTCATGCCCGAGGGATAGAATGTCGAAGCGACCGTCTCCGTATTCCCGAATAACACCTTCAACCCGTGCTGTGCAACCGACCCGGGTCAGCTCTTTTCCTGTATGCAGCAGTACACCGAACTCTTCATGCTCTTCTGTGCAGCGGCGTATCACGCGGCGGTATCGCAATTCGAAGATATGCAGAGGCAGGGGCATTTTCGGGAACAGTACAAGATTGAGTGGAAACAAAGGTATTCGCTGAACTCGTACCATACGCGTATCTCCTGCTGGTAAAATACCACTATTTTTTCAGGATGAACAGTATTCCTGCCTGCAGAAAGTTGACAAAAAAAGTAAAGTATAGTAGATTGGTCTTACCAAAAAAGTATTCAAAAACTCCGAAAAATTTTTGTCAGGAGTGTTTAGATGAAATCTCATACCGATTCTTCAGCAGGTATTCTTTCAAATCAGGAGGCATGGAAGGGCTTCACCAGAGGAAACTGGAGCAGGGAGATAGACCTTCGTGATTTTGTTCAGAGTAATTACGAGCCTTACACCGGAGGAGCCGATTTTCTCCATGGACCTACCGAATCCACCCTGGATCTCTGGGCGAAGCTCAAAGACCTGTTGGCGGAAGAGAACCGCAGAGGCGGAATTTTGGATGTGGATACCGAAACGGTTTCCGGGATAACCGCTTTCTCTCCCGGCTATATTGACAAATCCCTGGAAAAGATTGTCGGCTTGCAGACTGACGCAGCCCTCAAGCGGGCGGTGATGCCCTATGGCGGTATCCGGATGGCCCGGAAAGCCTGTGAGGCCTATGGCCATATCCTGTCTCCGGAGATGGAAAAAATCTTTATCCGGTACCGGACTACCCATAACGACGGCGTTTTCAGTGCCTATACCGACGATATGAAAGCCGCCAGGAAGGCGGGTATTATAACCGGTTTGCCGGATGCCTACGGCCGCGGACGCATTATCGGCGATTACCGGCGGGTCGCCCTGTATGGAGCGGACCGGCTTATTCAGGACAAGCGTGCCCAGCACCGGAGTATCCGGCCTGCGGTCATGGATGAGGAGTCAATCCGGCTGAGGGAAGAGATAACACTCCAGGTAAAATCCCTGGAAGAACTCGTGGCAATGGCCAAAACCTACGGCTATGATATACGGCGTCCCGCCCGGACTGCGGCGGAGGCGGTTCAGTGGCTCTATTTTGGCTATCTCGCGGCAGAGAAGGAACAAAACGGTGCGGCCATGAGCCTGGGACGGGTTTCCAGCTTTCTTGATATCTACATCAAACGGGACCTGCATGATGGAAAAACTACGGAGCTCGAAGCCCAGGAGCTGATAGATCAGTTTGTACTGAAACTGAGGATAGTACGCTTCCTGCGCACTCCGGAGTACAACGAACTTTTCTCCGGCGACCCGACCTGGGTAACCGAATGTATCGGAGGGATGGGACTGGACGGTCGTACCCTGGTTACGGCTACATCCTTCCGGATGCTCCAGACCCTGAGGAACCTGGAGGCCGCCCCGGAACCAAACATGACTGTTCTCTGGTCTCAGGACCTGCCGCGCCCTTTTAAGGAGTTCTGCGCCATGGTCTCGGAGGAGACCAGTTCCATTCAGTACGAGAACGACGACCTTATGCGCCCCTACTGGGGAGACGATTACGGGATTGCCTGCTGTGTCTCCGCCATGCGCATCGGCAAGCAGATGCAGTTCTTCGGCGCCCGCTGTAACCTGGCCAAGGCCCTGCTCTATGCCATAAACGGCGGCCGGGACGAGATTAGCGGCGCACAGGTCGCCCCCGCTTTTGCCCCCATCACCAGTGAGGTCCTTGATTACGATGAGCTGCAGGAACGATTTGATGCAGTACTGGACTGGATTGCAGGCCTCTATATGGACACCCTGAATGTTATCCACTACATGCACGACCGTTACAGCTACGAGAGCCTGCAGATGGCGCTGCATGACAGAGATGTCTACCGTACCATGGCCTGCGGTATCGCAGGAATTTCCGTCTGTGCCGATTCCCTGGCTGCGGTAAAATACGCACAGGTGCGGCCGGTACGGGACGAGCGTGGAATCGCGGTGGATTTTGAGATTGAAGGGGAGTATCCCGCCTTCGGCAACAACGATGAACGGGCGGATGAAATAGC is a window from the Marispirochaeta sp. genome containing:
- a CDS encoding amidohydrolase family protein, which codes for MKLFTNARFHSMDAPDDSYFALLECNGFIEELYRRPEDIPGAADAEIIDLDGAWVYPGFTDTHTHAFDGGLYSLCLDLGRCSSLREVLEALAEIRPLGGLAFAWNLDIHRITEGRFPDIEELDRVLPDIPLIVKRVDGHSCIVNSAALKAIPWRSGRAPDSFPLTREVSREASAWFQSMVDEEGILSAYDSAGKTAIKAGLTRVHTMVGDGGRDPRHFELLRDNLDRFGVDFVPYPQISDVRKALELGSPRVGGCLLSDGSIGSHTAALNSPYADRPDSSGELYQDDGHWYRFIRDAHRAGLQACVHAIGEAAVEQIAGVLKRVYTEDPKALRHQIIHCEMVSNRSLELLQGLPAAAPVQPAFDALWGGPGGLYEKHLGRERLDRCNRYASLSRAGVLVTGGSDWYITPLDPLGGIRAAVKLSNTAERLSIFDALRLYTVNAAKLIGMEARQGYLRKGYECDLSIVSGPAEIEESRIIGVVNKGKLLFLSERA
- a CDS encoding uroporphyrinogen decarboxylase family protein, translating into MLPEQWNTLKRLIRGEETKVNTALIVDSPWIPPFLNISTAEYLKNPTLHFQSNMKIIREYPEIIFFPGFWVEMGMAAEPSGYGTPVEYYDNQPPTIKHIIEDISEIDRLKQPNPARDGLMPDILKRYKELRPLVRAEGMDINIIAARGPMTLASHLMGVTNFLVGLKTEPELTHRLMKMTTETVIQWLKAQAEVLPEVQGIFVLDDIMGFLCDEDYLEFAHDYFKEIFSLPAELKVLHNDTPNPVSFKYLTDLGIDMFNFSHQVPIPDLRQLVGDKIVLMGNISPLDIMVNGSEEEVYAAANTCIQQNGGNPRFLLSAGGGVSMGTPESTLKGIIRAINDANRE
- the hflX gene encoding GTPase HflX, which produces MNRTEHEAEGILSTFAETALLIVPRFSGQSDHDCSAALAELKSLTDTMGLAVQDGIVALVREPKSRYLFGSGKAREIAELADDLEVDCIIFDEDLSPSQQRNWEALTRRCVIDRHEVILDIFATRASTREAVLQVGLARMEYSLPRLTRAWTHLSRQRGGRRGTRGEGETQLEVDRRIVLRKIARMKEELVQVRRNRTTMRKQRESVPVPTAAIVGYTNAGKSSLLHKLTGADLLIEDKLFATLDPTTRRIKLEGGNELLLTDTVGFIRKLPHDLVDAFKSTLEETVLADFLLHILDASNPEVEDHMNVTRQVLQEIGAGEKPVLTCFNKIDVCDEMTRDHLMLQYPGAVFFSVHTGEGLEKLPLALEEMLYSGLEVDRFLIPPDRHDLVALVHRNGKVRREEYSEAGILMVAMVPAKVRGLLKEYRAGKDQNVRI
- a CDS encoding serine/threonine protein kinase → MSGFDSLTPELVLQAVAQAYGMSLESTLTPFPSYINRVYGLRDDDGRDYVTKFYRPGRWSYEAVLEEHQFLEDCREAELPVVVPIADDEGYTLQDVVAVDAEGNEDEFLFALFPKRGGRNFDAEGDDQWLRLGRLLGRLHLAARERDAENRLVLHPQKTTKAHILELTELVPPDLRSEFHDFCLQTVEKISPAFDGLEYHRIHGDCHRGNILDRSEEGLLLIDFDDMAMGPAVQDLWLLLPGRRDECNRELNLLIEGYEEFLPFTRSSLELIEPLRFMRILHYSAWCARQRYDTGFLHHFPGWGSEAYWVKELEDLKDQTRMGLSYL
- a CDS encoding LON peptidase substrate-binding domain-containing protein, whose product is MVRVQRIPLFPLNLVLFPKMPLPLHIFELRYRRVIRRCTEEHEEFGVLLHTGKELTRVGCTARVEGVIREYGDGRFDILSLGHERFRVQRFFKDQSHLEAEVQFFQDDPVPPAELPRLQELSAAAARELMELAAMEDFSIDEKLLQSLNPEAVSLLICSTQLFPLEDKQILLESRDTKQRLEQAVARTGERIKQRRAEKKIEELLGGKLDFSSLIN
- the pflB gene encoding formate C-acetyltransferase, which codes for MKSHTDSSAGILSNQEAWKGFTRGNWSREIDLRDFVQSNYEPYTGGADFLHGPTESTLDLWAKLKDLLAEENRRGGILDVDTETVSGITAFSPGYIDKSLEKIVGLQTDAALKRAVMPYGGIRMARKACEAYGHILSPEMEKIFIRYRTTHNDGVFSAYTDDMKAARKAGIITGLPDAYGRGRIIGDYRRVALYGADRLIQDKRAQHRSIRPAVMDEESIRLREEITLQVKSLEELVAMAKTYGYDIRRPARTAAEAVQWLYFGYLAAEKEQNGAAMSLGRVSSFLDIYIKRDLHDGKTTELEAQELIDQFVLKLRIVRFLRTPEYNELFSGDPTWVTECIGGMGLDGRTLVTATSFRMLQTLRNLEAAPEPNMTVLWSQDLPRPFKEFCAMVSEETSSIQYENDDLMRPYWGDDYGIACCVSAMRIGKQMQFFGARCNLAKALLYAINGGRDEISGAQVAPAFAPITSEVLDYDELQERFDAVLDWIAGLYMDTLNVIHYMHDRYSYESLQMALHDRDVYRTMACGIAGISVCADSLAAVKYAQVRPVRDERGIAVDFEIEGEYPAFGNNDERADEIAAELVQQFMSKLAQRRTYRNADPSLSILTITSNVVYGKKTGATPDGRKKGEPFAPGANPMHGRDSRGALASVSSVAKLPYDYARDGISYTFSIEPGTLGKAGEERVRNLISLLDGYFGLKGHHINVNVLNRSVLMDAMEHPELYPQLTIRVSGYAVNFVKLTREQQLDVINRTFHERL